The following coding sequences are from one Ornithodoros turicata isolate Travis chromosome 1, ASM3712646v1, whole genome shotgun sequence window:
- the LOC135378979 gene encoding putative nuclease HARBI1 encodes MADIYLFLADAGVCEDERARVFRRHRDAFTALDEEQFIAKFRLCKDAAREVCDAVAGDLQRPQQWRSTTLPVAQRVLMALRFYATGAFLSNIAEEEDFLTSKRPVSESIHDVSTAIIRNLAPRYLKFPMSPEEKLRVKRGFYEIAGLPGCLGAIDGTAISIMAPSRTDQRFVDGNYYCHKGYHAINVLGVSDATRRILYLNACYPGSCHDSAIWSLCDLRRQAPQLFADGEWLLGDLGYPLEPWLMTPVRSPATSSEEAYNEAHRKTRVRVEQTFGVLKMRFRCLQRYRTLHFSPDRASNIITACGILHNMCHKYNTPEPAYEEEPENYEDNSAGALDIDIDEADDLSVVTRGLSRRSQIIRQYF; translated from the exons ATGGCGGATATCTACTTGTTCCTCGCTGATGCTGGCGTATGCGAAGATGAAAGGGCACGCGTCTTTCGCAGACACCGTGACGCCTTTACAGCGCTAGACGAGGAGCAGTTTATTGCCAAGTTCCGCCTCTGCAAGGACGCAGCCAGAGAGGTTTGCGACGCTGTCGCAGGGGATCTGCAAAGAC CACAGCAATGGCGCAGCACCACTCTACCAGTTGCGCAAAGGGTGCTTATGGCACTTAGATTTTACGCAACTGGTGCGTTTCTTAGCAACATCGCAGAGGAGGAAGACTTCCTTACGAGCAAGCGACCAGTGTCGGAGTCCATTCATGATGTCAGCACTGCAATCATCCGTAACCTTGCCCCGCGATACCTGAAGTTTCCCATGTCACCCGAGGAAAAGTTGAGGGTAAAACGAGGCTTTTACGAGATTGCAGGTCTGCCTGGCTGCCTTG GCGCAATTGATGGGACAGCGATTTCAATAATGGCTCCAAGCAGGACAGACCAACGTTTTGTGGATGGTAACTATTACTGTCACAAGGGATACCATGCCATCAACGTGCTTGGG GTGTCGGACGCTACTCGCCGCATCCTTTACCTAAATGCATGCTACCCAGGGAGCTGCCACGATTCAGCTATATGGAGTTTGTGTGACCTCCGTCGCCAGGCTCCTCAACTGTTTGCAGATGGCGAATGGCTTTTAG GTGACCTTGGCTATCCTCTTGAGCCCTGGCTCATGACCCCAGTTCGCAGCCCTGCAACGAGTAGCGAGGAAGCATACAATGAAGCCCATCGTAAAACAAGGGTCCGAGTTGAGCAAACATTTGGTGTTCTGAAAATGAGGTTCAGATGCCTGCAGCGATACAGGACACTACACTTCTCACCGGATCGAGCCTCCAACATAATAACAGCATGTGGAATTCTGCACAACATGTGCCACAAATACAACACTCCTGAGCCAGCATATGAGGAAGAACCAGAGAACTATGAGGATAACAGTGCAGGAGCGTTGGATATAGACATCGACGAAGCCGATGATTTATCTGTTGTAACCAGGGGACTGTCTAGAAGGAGCCAGATAATAAGGCAATATTTCTGA
- the LOC135378980 gene encoding uncharacterized protein LOC135378980, whose protein sequence is MNNIFVAVTMSMSEAQKLLLLSYMEQSPELCNNRSFMVGETKQQRKAKWDAIAASLNAIGGIQKDATGWQLIWKSWRYRVRKNVRGNICNIGGTGGGAGTAVNATTEPGEEGGTRVVDVAANLQGLDARVMALVGWDTLGGIAGSHNVAPQGTVTLTDVVVVSAQAPAEEPAEIEDPVRQEESASAEAPTMAPEPAGSSGMVQPRPNSQPGARVQRRRRRRVPINIAQQILAAQRTLVDRIDRLTEAMTPISEYYRLKLERMRQQNVP, encoded by the exons ATGAACAATATTTTCGTTGCAGTCACCATGTCGATGTCGGAGGCTCAGAAGCTGCTGCTATTGTCTTACATGGAGCAGTCCCCCGAACTCTGCAACAACAGAAGTTTCATGGTTGGGGAGACAAAGCAGCAGCGCAAAGCGAAATGGGACGCAATTGCTGCCTCTCTTAACGCGATAGGCGGCATCCAAAAGGACGCCACCGGATGGCAGCTCATTTGGAAGAGCTGGAGGTACCGCGTACGTAAAAACGTGCGCGGTAACATTTGCAACATCGGGGGCACTGGTGGAGGGGCAGGTACGGCAGTAAACGCAACGACGGAGCCTGGAGAAGAAGGAGGAACGCGCGTGGTGGACGTCGCTGCGAACCTGCAGGGGCTAGATGCTAGGGTCATGGCCCTTGTGGGGTGGGATACCCTAGGCGGTATTGCGGGCAGCCACAATGTTGCCCCACAAGGGACTGTTACACTGACGGATGTCGTCGTCGTT AGTGCCCAAGCACCAGCAGAAGAGCCTGCAGAAATAGAAGACCCTGTACGGCAAGAAGAGTCTGCATCAGCAGAAGCCCCTACAATG GCTCCAGAACCAGCGGGGAGCAGTGGCATGGTGCAACCTCGCCCGAACAGCCAGCCAGGAGCACGGGTTCAACGTCGCAGAAGGCGGAGGGTGCCGATCAACATTGCACAGCAGATTTTAGCGGCTCAGAGAACTCTTGTTGACCGCATTGACCGACTCACCGAG GCAATGACACCCATCAGCGAGTACTACAGGCTGAAGCTGGAGAGAATGAGGCAACAAAATGTGCCATAG